The Brachyspira hyodysenteriae ATCC 27164 sequence TATTCTGATTTTGATGATTTCAATGACAGAGCAAAAACTTTTAATGAAGAATTAAATAAAATAATATCAGATAAACAACATTTTATAGGCAGTTTTACAAATATAGTTGACAATAAGAAAGAAGTTGATATTGATCGTTTAAACAATCTTACTGATTATCATGATTATAATTCTAAAGGTATTTATAAAAGTGCTAATGGAGAATATGCAGAAGCTATAAAATATTATGATGAGGCTATAAAGTTAAACCCTAACATTTCAGATGCTTATTATAACAAAGCTATTGCCAAAACTAAACTTGGACTTTCAAAAGAAGCTATAGAAGAATATGATAAAGCTATAGAGTTAAGAGCTGATTATACATATGCTTATTATAACAGAGGGCTTCTTAAAAGTGATTTAGGACTTTTAGAAGAAGCTATAAAAGATTTTGATAAAGCTTTATCAATAGATCCTAATTTATTTGATGCTTATAATAATAAAGGATTATTAGAAGATGAGTTGGGATTCTCTAAAGAAGCTATAAAAGATTTTAACAAAGCTATAAAATTAAATCCTAATTATGCTCTTGCATATAATAATAGGGGAATTGCCAAAGATAATTTAGGACTTTATGAAGAAGCTATTAAAGATTATGATAAAGCTATAAAATTAAATCCTAATTATGCTCTTGCATATAATAATAGGGGAAATGCTAAAGATAATTTAGGACTTTATGAAGAAGCTATAGAAGATTTTGATAAGGCTATAAAATTACAACCTTATAATACAGATGCTTATAATAACAGAGGTAATACCAAATATAATTTAGAGCTTTATGAAGAAGCTATTAAAGATTATGATAAAGCTATAAAATTAAATTCTAATTATGCTTTTGCATATAATAATAGGGGAAATGCCAAAGATAATTTAGGGCTTTATGAAGAAGCTGTAGAAGATTTTGATAAGGCTATAAAATTAAATCCTGATTATGTAGATGCTTATAATAACAGAGGCGGTACCAAGGAAAATTTAGGATTTTATGAAGAGGCATTAAAAGATTATAAAAAGGCTTTATTAATAGACCCTAATAATGAAACTGCAATAGAAAATATAGAAAATCTTAAAAAGGAACATGGTTTATAATATATTTATTTTTTAATTGCACTTTCGCGAAGCGTGCCTACGGCAGGTGTGCTGTGGGAAAATTTGATAAAAATAAATAAAGACATTAGTTACATGCCCGCCCTCTAAAATTTAAAGTTCTATTTTGAATTTTAAAAATTAATTATATTTATAGCTTAATTAGAATTTTTAACGCCCACCCAAGTTTTAATTAAATTTAGAATTTATTTAACGCACGGTAAATCAAATTTATTATATAAATAAAATTTGAATTATAAATAAATTAATATTTTTAGTTTCATTCTGCGTGCGATGGATAGATCAGAAATTAAAAAAATTAAACTAATTCTATTTTTGTGTTGACAATTTTTTTATATTATGCTATATTCGCAAAAATTAAAAATCCATATCATTATAAGGAGGCGGTGCTATGT is a genomic window containing:
- a CDS encoding tetratricopeptide repeat protein, which codes for MATMTNFLFSQHLKESKNKLENFQKELNKCVDEFNDFLNNIDSENYSDFDDFNDRAKTFNEELNKIISDKQHFIGSFTNIVDNKKEVDIDRLNNLTDYHDYNSKGIYKSANGEYAEAIKYYDEAIKLNPNISDAYYNKAIAKTKLGLSKEAIEEYDKAIELRADYTYAYYNRGLLKSDLGLLEEAIKDFDKALSIDPNLFDAYNNKGLLEDELGFSKEAIKDFNKAIKLNPNYALAYNNRGIAKDNLGLYEEAIKDYDKAIKLNPNYALAYNNRGNAKDNLGLYEEAIEDFDKAIKLQPYNTDAYNNRGNTKYNLELYEEAIKDYDKAIKLNSNYAFAYNNRGNAKDNLGLYEEAVEDFDKAIKLNPDYVDAYNNRGGTKENLGFYEEALKDYKKALLIDPNNETAIENIENLKKEHGL